The region tctgtggggggtgctctgggagtatggggtccggggccctctgctaagggctgtccggtccctgtATGAcaggagcaggagtttggttcgcattgccggcagtatgtcagacttgttcccggtgcatgttggactccggcagggctgccctttgtcaccggtcctgttcattatttatatggacaggatttctaggcgcagttgggggccggagggagtccggtttggggaccacgggatttcgtctctgctttttgcagatgatgttgtcctgttggcgtcttcaaatcaggaccttcagtatgcactgggatggtttgcagccgagtgtgaagcggcagggatgagaatcagcacctccaagtccgaggccatggttctcagccggaaaagggtggcttgtccccttcaggttggtggacagctcctgcctcaagtggaggagtttaagtatcttggggtcttgttcacgagtgagggaaggatggagcgggagatcgacaggcggatcggtgtatcttctgcagtgatgcggtcgatataccggtctgttgtggtgaagaaagctGAGTCtactctatttaccagtcgatctacgttcctactctcacctatggtcatgagctttgggtcatgaccgaaaggacaagatcccggatacaggcggccgaaatgagtttcctccgcaggatggctgggtgctcccttagagatagggtgaggagctcggtcactcgggaggagctcagagtagagccgctgctcctccacatcgagaggagtcagctgaggtggcttgggcatctgttccggatgcctcctggacgcctccctggggaggtgttccgggcatgtccaaccgggaggaggccccggggaagacctaggacacgctggaggggctatgtctctcggctggcctgggaacgcctcggtattcccccggaggagctggaggaagtgtctggggagagggaagtctgggtgtccctgctcagactgctgcccccgtgacccggccccggataagcggtagaagatggatggacaaccaatcacagtcttcaaaagagtGTGTCATACCTATACACGGGGTCAGCTCcacctcctctctaagataaaagttgtttccttgctcagagttaAGATAAGATAGAAacttttaagctaaattaggagctctctgagataaTTCTTAGagtctttatgaatacaggccctgAGCTTACAGTATGTGACCAGAAGGGAATAAAATGAGCCTGGTGAAAACATTCACTCATTTGAATGGGAAAGAACACTGGACTAGGCAGAAGTTTCACATTGGTCAAGAAACAAGAAGAGAAACAAAAGTCAAAATGTTGAACTGGTAATAATTCATTAGTGGTCAGTATGATATCTCCAGCAATTCCTATGCCATTTTCTTTCTTAGAACTGTTTAATTTCCTTATTGTTTggaaaacagtgtgtgtttctgtgccaGTCTTACTCATTTTTCTTGCCTAGGCCTGCTGCTACGATACCAGCCAGACCACCCAAAATCCCAGGCATGCCATGAAGGTTATGCACTCCACATGTATCTTGAATTCCCAAGTGTGATGCAAGGAAGGGCTACAGATAAAGAAACAGGGGAATAACAAACATGAGTATGTCAATAAATCAAACTAGCAATAAATACAGTTCTGATGTGGACAActgaatgttttatgttttactaCAGTTTCCCATGGACTAATATGTGACACTCATTAAATATTCAGCTGTTGTTCAGACAGGGCGAAGCATGTATGTGTATTCAGGTGCTTACACTGAGGAATTTAAAACCAAGAGTAGAGATGATTCCAGCAATGAGGCCGATCAACATGGCTCCAAACGGACCGATGCTCATATCAGCACACGTTCCCACGGCAACTCCACCAGCCAGAGTTGCATTCTGGATGTGAACCTGTGAAAGAAAACTAGcatattaatatacatatatattatatattatatacatctCATTATATCTTATAGCTCTTTTTTAAAGAGTAATATCCACTGTGATGTGTGGAAATACAATTTAACACATAAATGTTATACATTCATGAAAATTTCAGAGATTTTGTGAGTTTGCATTGAtttttctataattttcttctttaaaataattatgcTTAAATATTCTCTAGTTAAACTGTTAGGGACTGCGGAATGCTAATCCCAGACCCACCTCCTTCTAAACATCGTTTAAGCTAAACATCTAACTGTCAAAATGACAAGGTCAGTGGTCAATATCAATGCATAGATTTATACTCCTGACAATACAGAAACTTATATCTTGATTAGGTTTTCATTTACTAAATCAAATCACCCAAATAACCAGATTTCTGCTTTGTCTCACCATGTCCAGTTTGCCTTTCTTCTCCACCAGGCTGGAGGTAGCGTAGGCAGCGAGCGCACAGGCAGCCAGAGAGAAATAAGTATTAATGATGGCAGTGAGCTGTGCATCTCCAGGTTCAGCAATAGCAGAGTTAAAACTTGGCCAGAACATCCACAGATATACAGTACCTATAGACAGGAACAAATACAACACATTGACATGATTTATTCTAGTAGAACTGTTTTGCTGAttgatgaatgaaagaataaatgaattattacatAACAGTAGGCAGGAATCACAAaatgctatctatctatctatctatctatctatctatctatctatctatctatctatctatctatctatctatctatcatgatgtaaataatgaatatacagatatgtacagtatgtaatatgaatgatgaatatttaataaaacatttctgacaGGATTGATCTCCTCCATGATAACCCCACAAATATCTGCAGTGCACTACAACTTCCTGTGTTTGAcgaagataaaaataaatctaaatcatATGCTATGGACTTCAACAGTCATCAGATCTCAACCAACTGGGTGACATGTTATTCAAATTACCCACTACcatcaacaaaacacaaactgagGGAATATCTTCTGGAAAATGATGTTCATCCCATAATTACAGCTGCAGAAACATAGAATTAATGCCATGGTGCAGTGGtgccatttttctttcctttaacgTGTCAATGATATGATTGTAGCTATAAATACATAACATGCAATACATTATACAGTGTggcattttcatatttaattgCAAATTCatgtatgaataaatatattcatggaAATAACTTAGAAACATTGCTCTAGAATTTTAGATGtcaatttcaacatttatataatacaattttttataacattattGTAGTATGACATAAATCGGATGCTGTAATGTGAATATAGTCATGCACTGGTTGTGAAGCACTAATTGTGTCTGTGTAAGCATATTATGTAGATGTACCAATCATTGCGAACATATCAGAGTGATAAACAGATCCCTCGTTGTTATGACCATTGCGAAGACCTGGGCGATAAAGCATACGCGCAACAGCAAGACCAAAGTAAGCTCCAAACGCATGGATGGTCATGGAAGCACCAATGTCTGATGcctgaaaacaaagaaacatttaTACATGAATCTAAGCTTTTGTACCTCaacaacactgtatataatgtctttcttaattataaagaataaaaagtattGAAATTAAGCTACTATTAAACTACTgctaatacattaaaaaattataCCCAGTTCAATTTCAATGAATGTGAACATGGTTTCTTGATGAACACCCAAAAATGTCTCaagataaaaattatatttcttggaTTTAGACAAATTTTGCTAATATTTCTTGTTGTTAACTATATACAAAAAAGTTCTAGAGATATTAAGCTTATTTCAAGATACAGTTATAGttcaagtttaaaataaaatacaagagtcagataataaaaaatgcttgacatataattataataattaataataatttgtttccCGCTATGGAAAAGTCATGCATTTTATCTGAGAGGAATCCTTCTTTAACACATCTTCCCAATacacctttctttcttcttgtaGACGAGTAAAGTTACTGTACATATACTGCAAAGTGATCCTGGAGATGCCATCAAACGTCACGTGAaagtataataattattaattcgTACCCCCAGGAATTCAACCACAATGTGTTCATTAATGCAGAATGTGGTGATTTCTAGCAGGGTCATGATGAGCAGCTGCACTGGACTTGTCTTCCCCAAAACTGCACCGAATGAGATGAGCACTGTCGCTGTGCTGAAATCGGCATTAATCATGCTGGAGGGAAAATAGAAGGTAGGAAAGTGAAGGaacatttaattcagtttattgtTAGTTACTTTAATTATACAATATAACATCAATGcaccattcatctatccatccatccatccatcccatacAGTACatctatatacatacataaaccaTATGCACTGATTTCAGTACAGCCTTAAAAGCACTGGTGCTGTTGCCCcaatagattttttaaatttgtaaaacaCATGTCAAAGTATTTATTCTGAAACCATTGCAACTTTTCCCCctcataatattatataatgccATTGCCATATAATGACttgtatttttatatctttGATTTAATATCTTTTATATGTTTGGTTTAAACAGTAGCCTAAAATTCTGTTATAAGGTGtcataaattttatataaaacacatagAACCTGATCCTAACTGCATCAACTACACTTCAAATATACTTCAAACAGGAAGGAAGATGTTGAAGAACCTTATTTGGataatttcaattcagttcctTTGTTGGAGACAATGATAATTCAATACTAATTCTacaaacattcactcactctatctTGAGATATTAATCTAAGGAGGATACTGGATGTATAGGTACACAGAGAACCCCAAAATCTAATTCTTTTACTCCAGAGAAGCAAAATAAATCTAAAGTTTGACACCCTTCCTATACAAAAATCGTAAAACAATTTACCTAGAGATTGAAACCCTAATTTTTCCATCCTCCATGTGCCAGATATTCTGCAGCAGTAAACCCCACTGAAGGCCAAAGGCAGCAAGCAGCAGGTTGATGCCCACGCTGCTGAAGCCGTACCGCTTCAGGAAGGTCATGAGGAAACCAAAACCGATGAAGATCATCACATGCAcatcctgaaacacttaaatgtACAGAACATAAAGCAGATTAAAGAGCTGCCATAGTGCTCAGTCTAGACATGGCCAAAATTagcaaaacatattaaataataaacatagaaatatttaaaaaagtaaagataTACCATGCTGATAGATAGACTCTAACTATGAGAAAGATTGAGTGGTGTAATAAAATCAGTTAGTTTAGGTGTGTGCACACTTACAGTACTGTAGGCAACCAGGctatttaaacttttttccccttaaaatttTCTGATTGTTCTTCACTTAATTTTACATTGagggtggaaaaaaaattctaacttgATCTATCTTGGTTTAATATTTTTCCATTACATAATCCTTCTATTTTGACAGGAAtgtatagacttttttttttatatctgttgtACACAGATGCCACGTTTCCTATGAAAACCTTTCAACCCTTCCATTTGCTTTCTACTGGAGGAAGCCATTAAACTCTGCACGTAATCAGAGTCTGTGCTTTAGGTAGCACATCTGGTAAATCTATCCAGGATCAATCAGCTCAGAGCTTTCATGTCACATTTTAAGGTCAACAGTCAGATCGCAGTGGATGAGTGGAAATAACTTGTACACTTTTGGgtgttgtctgtttgtttgttttgctcatATTCCTGTATATGTCTTTATAAGCTTGGGTATTGTATGCTAAGCTTGTTTTCCTGctgttttgttaatatttatttacaaaatgtagtCAATCGTAATGAGTGTTGGTGATATCTGAAACTATTACTACGAGACATTTTAGTTAAAGAAATAGTTTGGCAAAAATTGTTATAGAATTTTCCACTTGCCTCAAATGAAGTCAATGAGCTTAGATATTTTTGCTGATTGATGCTACTTCTAGTTTAGTTTAGACTTACAATTTATCATCAGACAAAGCATAAGCCTTTGCTTATGGTATCTAATCTTGCAATATCTAATCAATATCTAGCTGTTTCATTCAAACTTTTTACATTCAGATTTTTGCACCTTTGCCAATATACAATATGCACAGTCTAAAtttgcgtgtgtgagtgtgtgtgtgtgtgatgccctGTGGTGGTCTATCATCCCATTTTGGGTGTATTCCCATTGTTACCAGGATAGGCTCTTGAGCCACCGCACCCCTGACCAGGatattgaaaatgaatgaatgtgagcaTGTACTGTAGTACTGTGGAGCTGCAAAGACTGCCCCTTGTGGATCCATGGcattttcaaaataatagcTCAGGGATGTTTACGCTAAGATAGAGGCACAGACTAAAcaggaaatgtttaaaaaatgtttaaaaaaaagacggCTTCACAAATGGCAGAAATCTTATCATAAAAAAAGTTAGGAAAGAAGAGATCTCTTTAGGATGGTACCACCCTGAAGAACTATCCAAACTGGTCAGTCTGATGAACAGTAACTAATACAAGTACTGAACCCAATCCAATGACTTAATGGATATGGTTTACTTGGGCGTATTGTCTAAAGTTGCTGTACTTCACAGGGGCATCTGAGTTGCTATATTCATTTACGTCATGCTTCATTTAGATTTCCAGATCTCCAGTTTctttcatgtttacatttacatttgcagcatttgccAGATGCTAGCGTGACTTGCTTACAAAGACTGACTCGCTTTGTAGTATCCATGAAAAACCTATCCTCAAGAAGGTAACCAAATCTCAGCACACTGGATAGCTTCTGCACTCATAAGGCAAAATTCaggctcatttttatttattcatgcagtTGGCCAGAAGATCAATCATCACCTATGATGGCTAGTAAATGAGAGGTTTGGAGCTATTGAAATGTAACTGCTATAAAAACATTCATCTGGTATCACTTATACAGCCAAATACAAAAACGGGGTGCATGATGTGGATGTAGGATGTATCCACATTGGTAGGATGTATCCACATTTTTAATAAGTAGAAGACAATTATATCTCTGTAATTTATGATAGCTGAGATTAGGTCATGCATCATGTTTTTATATGGGTGTATAAAGGGGTCAATAGTTTCATccatccaaaaacaggcaatcCTGAAAACAGGTAATGTGCTCCAACATGGATTACATTAGGATCACTGAGTGTGGATAAAACTGGCAATAAAGGCTTAGCATGGGACTCAGTATAAGTAAGAATTTCAGTATAATTCAAACTTTGCAAATCTTTCATTTGCTCTCTATAATACAACTCTTGATACAAATCTCAAAGGCTTGTTGCCAAATAGGAAGAAGGTTTCTTTTTAATGCCACTGACTCTGTAGAGCAGCTCAATTACTTTCTATCAGCACTAATTTGCTGCATGATGACAAAGCTTATCCTTGTTTGGGTGTGTGCTTTTTGAAAGCCGCATTCCtcggtttgtttttatttctttgaaaCTGTAATCATGGTCCATTTGACCTCGGTCCAAAGAGATTTATCTGTAAGATTTTCCCAGTATGCTAAAACATCTGTgtgccccccccacacacacacacacaccacacacacacacacacacacacaattggaTTCTTCACTTTTCTTCACTTCATTCTTTTTACAATGGAGGAAACAAGCTAATCTTCTGGTTTCACACAATGTTAATGACTGATGAGAAAATTCGTCATGGATTAGTGCgttcattttaattacatttttttttttttttttttttttgcaaaactgCAATAATCTACTTGAACATATTACCACATgttcttattttatattatatcatatattatatttgattttacatcattttagttAGGTTCTATTCTAAGAGTTTTGAAATTCTCATGAAATCTATAAGATCATATTTTGCTAATGTGAGATATATAATGATGACTTTACTACAGAAATGGGAAAGTTATGGTGTTCAGATGTGACATGGAAGATAATCTCACCCCCTCACACCCTTCCCTCCCTTAAAGCTGTAACTGCATAGCAAAGATAAAAAACAACTCCAACGGCCCAATTTATAGCTGGTCAGGAAGCACATCGAATTTGACATTAAATTAcgcattaaattattatatttttctagaatttttttctttcccattttgtatcctctctttctctctctcccttatctttctttctttctttctttctttctttctttcttttgtctacTTATtatatttctctgtctcttattctggttctgtcttttgtcttctttaaataattttttctatttttctctttttcccagTTAGCAaaacaatgtttaaatgtttaaacaatgTTGTTTCggggcatgtggtagcttagtgggtAAAGTGTTGGGCtatcaatcggaaggttgtgagttcaatcccaggtccaccaaactgcaactgttgggcccctgagcaaggcccttaaccctcaattgctcagttgtataaaaatgagataatgtgagTCATAAACCTCCAACGATGTGTATTATGGTGGTCAAATTAGGAGGACATACCATAAGTACATGAATTATGTACTAATATCATATGTACATAATTATCTTTTATGTATTTTCCCGCCTGACAGAGAGGGAATGCAGCTTCTCCTATTTCTTGCGTGCATGCATTGGACTTGCGTGTGTTCCACAGTGTACATCTCCATTAAATCATCATCTCTCCATCTGCTCTTAACCATTGACCTGCACTTGACCCTCAATGACTGCACACTTTTACAGCTTGAATATCGCACTGCTGATGCACACAGACTTTATTTGGCTTGCTGAATCCCACAGAAAGAATTCATTGCTTTATAcctattatattaatataattattattatttaagtgtCGTTTAAAGACAGTCACATTTAGACCACATTACACAGTAGTGTATATGAcatatgaataaatacagatttttatgataaacacactttcacttcactttttatttctctgacttatagtttttttcagtttctctctcctTCCACCGAAACCACCACCCCACCTCCcacgaaacacacacaaacacacataatgGAGAAGGTTATTAAAATAGAGCATTTTTTCTAATAAGGTAATTAAACTGTTAGTGTTGgttaaagttatttattataaatacactCACCAATCTATTTCTCCAAAATACCATACATTTTTGTCTCTCATCAACAGTAAAGTGCTTCCAATAacatattactttttttttttacagtctgtTAACTTGttatttgaattttaatgaACTTATCTTGACTTCAGTTTACAGACATTATCTTGACTTCAGTTTACAGGCAAAGATATAAGCCATAAAGGCAATACAATGTATATTCATACTAAAACTTATCATCTATGTGTTGACTTAATGCCTTATTCAGTGCCTGTTACATTATCATTTTCAGGAATGTAACAGAAATTCAATATCATACACTGAATTTGTAtctattatattctatattaagATATGTGATAATCtgtatatttatctatctatagatAAATGTAACAATCTTTCAGATACAGTACGCATGGATACTTACTAGGGTAGAGAGCCACTTGGTTTACCACATCAGAACTATTTTTAGTGCCATGATGTCCTGAAGAACTTTCAGATGTAACATCGTACACCACAAACACTGCATAcaggatgatggtgatgatctCCAGCAACAAGGCCACAATTGGAAACTTCAGCTTCATGTTGGTTGAATACGCTGGCATGGTTCAACACTATCACTCCTGCTTAACACTTCCTCACTATCtgcagtatgtgtatgtgttgtgagAGGGCCTCACAGTGATGTCTGGGTTTAAATTGGCTGCAGGTTTGAGGATGTCCAATGACAGACGCTAGAAAGAAAAGGCTAATGGTCACACCTCCCACTGAAGTCTgcctataaaaaaataactaaacaaGGAGTGTCCTTTGCTGCACAGGAAAACACATTAGCAGATTTGAGAGAATATTGCTACTGAAGAAAACACAGTTCAACACTTAATTTTCTTTAAGTGAAATATTACTAAAGAAAAAGTAATgatgaaacaaaaagaaacagaggaTTATATACTTCAACTAATTAGCaaatgaatgtgtctgtgtgtgtgtgtgtgtgtgtgtgtgtgtgtgtgtgtgtgtgtgtgtgtttgaatcatgCTTCACCCTTTCATTTCTGTCTTGTGATTGACAACAAGTGTGCTGTTAGCTGGATACTGGGACCAGCCAAAAGGTTTGAGTTTACACTCATTCCACTAACACTTATCctaattaaactttttgtactgtttcttatgttctgtaaagctactttgaggcATTGTCCATTGacaaaagtgctatacaaatacatttgaaatgaaataaactgaaCTGATCCTTCTTTCCTATATTTAGCCTCAACCTGAATCTAAAGCTTCTGTATAAAAGGAACAACAGTGCAGTGATGTGACTTTAAGGCTCATTACTGTTTACAAATGGAATTAAATTTGGATTTGTATCAATATGTTGGGTAATTCCTTCCTAAATTCTACACAGGACTGGTAAGTAGGTACAAGAAAAGTTTGGTTGTTTTTCTTAATGGCCCTGATaatctaaaaagaaataaagatacaGTATTGCTACTGTAAAATGGTGTATGTTAATGTAGGTTAAATAAGACAGATTAGGACCCATTCATGCAGAAATCCTGTTAGGTTACATTCATGCAGAAATCCTGATAGGTTCACAGGGTTCAACCAACTGGAGTATTATGGCAAGTTTCCACTATGTGGAacatcatgtaaataatgtgacATAGTGTCGTTAGCTTTCGCAAATTACATCCatgtgttttcatgtttttacaAACAGCTAATAGTGGAACTGAAGTGCAATTGTAGAAAGGTTTTGTATGTAATTCTAGAGGTCTTACATTTTCCCTGGTGTGGGAATGAAAACTCTTAATGGAGTTTTTATGAAAGTAGAAGTTTTTGTTGGCTAAAATGCTCTGATGGATCAGTTTTAAGATAAAAACATACAAGAATTATTATAGCATGCTAATTCTAGAGCTTGTGGTGTGGACAAAATTCTATTTTACTTTAGCATGTTGAGTTATTTAGAGTAGAGTTATCTTAAATTAACTGGTCTGGTTTCTTTGTTTGTGTCGGGgaactcttttttattttctaaaccaACATACAATTATAATGTATCAGCAAAATTTTTCAGTAGTAAGAGCATTTCTATGAACATCTTGGTatcagttatttattatttagtcttTTTATGGTTCATTTGAAACTGAAAACAGATCTTTATAATTCCACTgacttttaaatgtatataaagtcATGGTATAAGGCTATGATAACGCAAGCCAGTAGAGTATCCTGGGAGGAAGTTTAACACTATTCAGTTCAGTTACTTTGCTTACTAGAAAGAGAATTTTGATTGCATGGAGATACAGATCAAGACAGAAATAACAAACAATTAACTGGTAGACAGAGTGAAGGCCAACATGATTTAAAGAAAGTCTCACAAAAGCCTTctttagaaatatagaaataatatagaaatagaaatgatagaaataaaagcttaaaagtaatttaattgtatttctcATTTATAATCTACTGCAATAAAGAAAACTACATAAAATTAACTGCTAATTTATGATGATTACtttgtacacatacacacatggacGCAGGGAGAGGTTGCCTACAGTTTACATTAGTATTATACTTAAACATTCATGTCAAAATAAtgaacacagaacaacacattaaaatatgttttagaaGTGTATAAAAATAGAACTCTCTTTGCAGGTGCTGCACTAAAGTTTAGATAAAGTAATGATAAATGGATGGTGGCCAATTATCCAAGGAAATATTTTGTTAACACACTTTGCAAATCTTGGCAACAAGACACTTAACTGAAGTTAAtttgattgtttaaacaattgAATGGTGTTATTTGTGCCACTATTATTCTGGTATGATGAATAATAGCTAATAGGAAGTATAACAGGCAGCTGCCCAAAAAGTATAAGGAAACTGAACAACTTCAACTATTATTCACTGTAGGGCCAGTGGAACAGCAGATaacaaccgtgtgtgtgtgtctgtgtatgtgtgaagagagagagtatgGAAAATGTCGTTTAAGGAAAGCCACCATGTTTATGTATAATGCTTGACAGCTTTTTTCACTGACTTGATTATTTTTGACTGAATTGCACAGAATCCACTCCAAATCCACCAGTGGGACatacagaagcaaaaaaaacacatgcatatGTTATGagatcaaaacattttttgtaaagCTTAGTAGATATGGTGCTAGTGAATGGAAGGTAGTCAGttcaagttcaaatcccaaaccTTTTAGTGAGCCTCATTTGTAACCTGGAACaagaaaacattaacattaaaatgttcTTACACTGGATTTTACTGTCTTCCAaaagaataaatgtaaagtttgcTTTGTCTGAGTTGAAATAAATACTATTTCAATATATAGAATTTTGTATATTCGtgtccaaaaaaaatatatttttttactagatcttttatttattagatatgTTGGTGTATGAATTTGCACAGGAATTACAAGAGAATGTCATGTAAGGCATTTTCAATAATTGATTTGGAATAACTTGTGATATTGTTATGAAAGTGGTGTCTATTAGCTGAAAGGTAAATCACAATGACTAATCTAGTGTTTAGATGA is a window of Tachysurus vachellii isolate PV-2020 chromosome 3, HZAU_Pvac_v1, whole genome shotgun sequence DNA encoding:
- the rhag gene encoding ammonium transporter Rh type A, translated to MPAYSTNMKLKFPIVALLLEIITIILYAVFVVYDVTSESSSGHHGTKNSSDVVNQVALYPMFQDVHVMIFIGFGFLMTFLKRYGFSSVGINLLLAAFGLQWGLLLQNIWHMEDGKIRVSISSMINADFSTATVLISFGAVLGKTSPVQLLIMTLLEITTFCINEHIVVEFLGASDIGASMTIHAFGAYFGLAVARMLYRPGLRNGHNNEGSVYHSDMFAMIGTVYLWMFWPSFNSAIAEPGDAQLTAIINTYFSLAACALAAYATSSLVEKKGKLDMVHIQNATLAGGVAVGTCADMSIGPFGAMLIGLIAGIISTLGFKFLSPFLASHLGIQDTCGVHNLHGMPGILGGLAGIVAAGLGKKNDFSAGFQAAALGSSLGFALVGGAITGLILKLPFLGQPPDQNCFDDALYWEVPEEEETGESLTHTDHSKNKAEA